In Kordiimonas pumila, a single genomic region encodes these proteins:
- a CDS encoding DNA-3-methyladenine glycosylase family protein: MNFILNTAAIKESLLSIASTDTHVATALDTVGYPSERTNPQGFTTLLKVIVGQQLSVKAAATIWGRVQTLAGENASPDAYAVISDEALRVAGLSRQKIAYFRSLCEHVTGGTLDLEALAAMPDENVIAAITSVKGLGVWSAHMYLMFSLGRPDIWPVGDLAVRAGIGRIINHTERPTEKQLQIIGDKWRPHRSAMALLAWHYYSNAPL; encoded by the coding sequence GTGAATTTCATCTTAAATACTGCTGCCATCAAAGAGAGCCTGCTTTCTATTGCAAGCACTGATACGCATGTAGCCACCGCCCTTGATACAGTTGGGTACCCAAGCGAGCGCACTAATCCTCAAGGCTTTACAACCCTCTTAAAAGTTATTGTCGGGCAGCAACTTTCCGTAAAGGCTGCAGCCACAATTTGGGGGCGGGTACAAACGCTTGCGGGTGAAAATGCCAGCCCAGATGCTTATGCGGTTATCAGTGATGAAGCTTTAAGAGTCGCAGGCCTGTCACGGCAGAAAATTGCTTACTTCAGGTCACTTTGTGAGCACGTAACAGGCGGCACACTTGATCTTGAAGCACTTGCCGCAATGCCGGATGAGAATGTGATTGCGGCGATCACCTCGGTCAAAGGCCTTGGAGTCTGGAGCGCCCACATGTATCTGATGTTTTCACTGGGGCGGCCTGATATATGGCCAGTTGGCGATCTGGCCGTCAGGGCCGGTATTGGCCGCATTATAAACCACACCGAACGACCAACAGAAAAACAGCTCCAGATTATAGGAGACAAATGGCGCCCGCATCGCAGTGCAATGGCGCTTCTTGCTTGGCATTATTATTCAAATGCGCCACTATAG
- a CDS encoding ATP-grasp domain-containing protein — MMNILITSISAKVQLVQAFKDAVRPYGGLIVGTDMDPKCCAAHFVDMFEALPRDDNPAYKKRLLEICKTHKIRLIIPTRDAELEALVDIKADLAALGTALPLPDSEALHTCLDKRLFHSFCVAEGYPVLPVVDPQMENNFPLFVRAINTANGKEAYEVPNMVAWNHLGLDRSHYICQPLCTDNEYSCDILLDLDGMPLQAVVRHRQRLVNGESWRSEIVDMPRLEAMTLEICQKLGLKGHNLAQAFVGAAGDIHLIEINPRFGGCSNLSIAGGLASPVRLVEMVRGETEEAARKRPITIGLQSNRYSMDIYTNTGNSAAGINT; from the coding sequence ATGATGAACATTCTGATCACCAGTATTTCCGCAAAAGTACAGCTTGTGCAAGCTTTCAAAGATGCTGTACGCCCATACGGCGGCCTTATTGTGGGCACAGACATGGACCCCAAATGCTGCGCTGCGCACTTTGTCGACATGTTTGAAGCCCTGCCCCGCGACGATAACCCCGCCTATAAAAAGCGCCTTCTGGAAATATGCAAAACCCATAAAATTCGGTTGATCATTCCAACCCGTGATGCAGAATTGGAAGCCCTTGTAGATATAAAAGCTGACCTAGCTGCACTTGGTACTGCCCTACCCCTGCCTGATAGTGAAGCATTGCACACCTGTCTTGATAAAAGGCTTTTCCATAGCTTTTGCGTGGCAGAGGGATACCCCGTTCTGCCTGTTGTTGACCCCCAAATGGAAAATAACTTTCCCCTTTTTGTAAGGGCTATTAACACAGCAAACGGCAAGGAAGCTTACGAAGTCCCCAATATGGTGGCATGGAACCACTTAGGACTGGATCGTAGCCATTATATTTGCCAGCCCCTATGCACGGATAATGAATATAGCTGTGACATATTGCTCGATCTTGACGGCATGCCGCTGCAAGCAGTTGTGCGGCACCGGCAAAGGCTGGTTAACGGCGAAAGCTGGCGCTCTGAAATTGTTGATATGCCACGCCTTGAAGCCATGACACTTGAAATTTGCCAGAAGCTTGGACTAAAAGGCCACAATCTAGCGCAAGCCTTTGTTGGCGCTGCTGGCGATATTCACCTCATTGAAATAAACCCGCGTTTTGGCGGCTGTTCCAACCTCAGCATTGCGGGAGGGCTTGCATCTCCTGTTCGGCTTGTTGAAATGGTGCGCGGTGAAACAGAAGAGGCTGCACGAAAACGACCCATCACAATAGGCTTACAATCTAACCGCTATAGTATGGATATATATACCAATACCGGGAATAGCGCGGCAGGCATCAATACGTGA
- the pseI gene encoding pseudaminic acid synthase — protein MPESYSISNRTINAIEPPYIIAEISGNHMGSLETAFELIKAAHSAGADAVKFQTYEAHTITLDSDAEAFIVHENLWKGERLYNLYKKAQTPFAWHQALFAKAAEIGIPAFSAPFDATAVDLLQSLSCPAYKIASCELVDIPLLQKVAATNMPLILSTGMATEAEVDEAIATLKEAGADTIALLHCISGYPTPHHEANLQTLPALRAKYNLPIGISDHSMGIAVPVAATALGAVIIEKHLCLSRQSDAVDRAFSLEPHEFADMVRACREAHSALGKVQIGPVASESDSLRFRRSLYITRNLKKGDVLDATAVRSVRPAGGLHTRYLKDVMGQKIRETVKAGTPLSWNLIEEAERVGTKE, from the coding sequence ATGCCAGAAAGCTATAGCATTTCAAACCGGACTATAAACGCTATTGAGCCGCCTTATATCATTGCCGAAATTTCTGGCAATCATATGGGAAGCCTCGAAACCGCGTTTGAACTGATCAAAGCGGCACATAGTGCCGGCGCAGATGCAGTGAAATTTCAAACCTATGAAGCCCATACCATAACGCTCGATAGTGACGCAGAAGCTTTTATCGTGCATGAAAACCTTTGGAAGGGCGAACGGCTTTATAACCTCTATAAAAAAGCACAAACCCCTTTTGCGTGGCATCAGGCACTATTTGCAAAAGCCGCCGAAATCGGGATACCCGCTTTCAGCGCCCCGTTTGATGCGACTGCGGTTGACCTACTGCAAAGCCTCTCGTGTCCGGCTTATAAAATTGCGTCCTGTGAACTGGTTGATATTCCGCTTTTGCAAAAAGTTGCCGCAACAAACATGCCGCTTATTCTCTCAACCGGCATGGCGACAGAAGCAGAAGTGGATGAAGCCATAGCCACGCTAAAGGAAGCGGGCGCCGATACTATAGCCTTGTTGCATTGTATTAGTGGGTATCCAACACCCCACCACGAAGCAAATTTACAAACACTGCCTGCCCTCAGAGCAAAATATAATCTGCCTATCGGTATATCGGACCACAGCATGGGCATTGCCGTACCGGTTGCGGCCACTGCGCTCGGTGCCGTTATCATTGAAAAGCACCTGTGTCTAAGCCGGCAGTCTGATGCTGTAGATCGTGCCTTTTCGCTCGAACCACATGAATTTGCAGATATGGTGCGTGCCTGCCGCGAAGCACACAGCGCGCTTGGAAAGGTACAGATTGGCCCAGTAGCTTCAGAAAGCGATAGCCTGCGTTTCAGGCGGTCCCTTTATATTACCCGAAACCTGAAAAAAGGCGATGTTCTGGATGCAACAGCGGTTCGTTCTGTTCGGCCCGCTGGCGGCCTGCACACGCGTTACCTAAAGGATGTAATGGGGCAAAAAATCCGCGAGACCGTAAAGGCTGGCACCCCGCTAAGCTGGAATCTCATAGAGGAAGCTGAGAGGGTGGGTACAAAAGAATGA